A region from the bacterium genome encodes:
- the rfbD gene encoding dTDP-4-dehydrorhamnose reductase, whose amino-acid sequence MKVLITGGRGMVGSFLADTFIERGDEVISPNREELDITDRYKVVDTIKFVKPDILIHCAAYTDVDGCTINPMKAYLVNAMGTQYVAEGCRKVNCKMVYFSTDFVFDGKKGAPYSEIDTPNPLSVYGKTKLLGEYYVSHLLTNFLILRVSKIFGEKGRNFASSLPALMRKENKIVLTNNLINSPTYVLDLVDAILFLIKKDVLGIVNVCNKGECSWYEYALKIKEILKIKEVELIPVEFESFNSKKAERPRYSVLDTSLLESLGFSMPHWEISLKRYLEG is encoded by the coding sequence ATGAAGGTTTTAATTACAGGTGGTAGGGGAATGGTAGGGAGTTTTCTGGCGGATACTTTTATTGAAAGAGGGGATGAAGTAATTTCCCCTAATAGAGAAGAACTGGATATAACTGATAGATATAAGGTGGTTGATACAATAAAATTTGTAAAGCCGGATATCCTTATACACTGTGCTGCTTATACAGATGTAGATGGTTGTACAATAAATCCAATGAAAGCATATCTTGTTAATGCAATGGGAACTCAGTATGTTGCAGAAGGATGTAGAAAAGTAAATTGTAAGATGGTATATTTCAGTACCGATTTTGTATTTGATGGTAAAAAAGGTGCTCCATACTCTGAGATTGATACTCCTAATCCTTTGAGTGTATATGGTAAAACCAAACTCTTGGGTGAATATTATGTTTCACATCTTCTTACAAATTTTCTCATTTTAAGGGTATCGAAGATATTTGGAGAGAAAGGAAGAAATTTTGCCTCATCTCTACCTGCCTTGATGAGGAAAGAAAATAAAATAGTTCTTACTAACAATCTTATCAATTCTCCTACATATGTTTTGGACCTGGTGGATGCAATTTTATTTCTTATTAAAAAAGATGTACTGGGTATTGTGAATGTATGTAATAAAGGGGAATGTTCCTGGTATGAATATGCTTTGAAGATTAAAGAAATCCTTAAAATTAAAGAAGTAGAACTTATACCGGTAGAGTTTGAGAGTTTTAACAGTAAGAAAGCAGAAAGACCCAGATATTCAGTGCTTGATACATCACTTCTTGAATCGCTTGGTTTCTCAATGCCCCACTGGGAGATATCTTTAAAGAGGTATCTTGAAGGATAA
- the rfbB gene encoding dTDP-glucose 4,6-dehydratase, which produces MKIVVTGGAGFIGSHFIKYILKKYPDYKVLNIDKLTYAGNLENLKEVENNPNYKFLKADICDKNIEEVIDGYDVIINFAAESHVDRSISGPEIFLKTDIMGTFNLLEISRRKGIQRYIQISTDEVYGSAEEGQTFSEDSPLNPSSPYSASKSSADILVLSYYRTYKTPSIIIRSTNNYGPNQYPEKFIPLFITNAIEDQPLPLYGDGKNVRDWLFVLDNXKGIDVILHRGKEGEIYNIAAGNERENIFVAKKILEYLGKSELLIKFVKDRPGHDRRYSISCEKIKKLGWFPDIPLEEGLKQTVEWYKNNVQWWKKIKSGEFLEYYRRQYGI; this is translated from the coding sequence ATGAAGATAGTGGTCACTGGCGGGGCTGGTTTTATTGGCTCCCATTTTATAAAGTATATTCTGAAAAAATATCCTGACTATAAAGTCCTGAATATAGATAAACTTACCTATGCAGGGAACCTTGAAAACCTCAAAGAAGTTGAAAATAATCCGAACTATAAATTTTTGAAGGCAGATATATGTGATAAAAATATTGAAGAAGTAATAGATGGTTATGATGTAATCATTAACTTTGCTGCTGAAAGCCATGTGGACAGGTCAATAAGTGGCCCAGAGATTTTCTTAAAAACAGATATAATGGGTACATTCAACCTACTTGAGATATCAAGAAGAAAAGGAATCCAGAGATATATTCAGATATCAACGGATGAGGTTTATGGGAGTGCAGAGGAAGGACAGACATTTTCAGAGGATAGTCCACTCAATCCATCCAGCCCTTATTCTGCAAGTAAATCATCAGCAGACATTCTGGTTCTATCATATTACAGGACCTATAAAACACCTTCCATTATCATAAGGAGTACAAATAATTACGGACCAAATCAATATCCTGAAAAGTTTATACCACTTTTTATTACAAATGCGATTGAAGACCAGCCACTTCCTCTGTATGGAGATGGGAAGAATGTAAGGGACTGGCTCTTTGTTCTTGACAACNGCAAGGGTATAGATGTGATACTTCACAGAGGAAAAGAAGGTGAGATATATAATATTGCTGCTGGAAATGAAAGAGAGAATATATTTGTTGCTAAAAAGATTCTTGAATATCTCGGAAAATCAGAATTATTGATAAAGTTTGTTAAGGATAGACCAGGGCATGATAGACGGTACAGTATCTCCTGTGAGAAAATAAAAAAACTGGGATGGTTTCCTGATATTCCTCTTGAAGAAGGGTTGAAACAGACAGTGGAATGGTATAAAAACAATGTGCAATGGTGGAAAAAAATTAAGAGTGGTGAGTTTTTAGAGTATTACAGGAGGCAGTACGGAATATGA
- a CDS encoding cytochrome c biogenesis protein CcdA: MEANQNYSILFSFTAGVLSFFSPCILPLIPAYLSYITGMSVENIKEGKSPAKNFFLVLSFVSGFTLIFTLLGASATYLGRYLLAKQNLLRIVGGIIIIVFGLHLAGIFKITPLYRTKKLQMNKIVSGYFGAFVIGMVFAAGWTPCVGPVLASILIIASSQETVLRGVILLIFYSLGIGIPFIITTILVGKMLYLFSVIKRHSQKIEIITGFLLVIMGILLILNKFNYIISI, translated from the coding sequence ATGGAAGCAAATCAAAACTATTCTATCTTATTCAGTTTTACTGCAGGTGTCCTTTCATTCTTCAGTCCCTGTATCCTCCCCTTAATCCCTGCGTATTTATCATATATCACAGGGATGTCTGTTGAAAATATAAAGGAAGGTAAAAGCCCTGCGAAAAATTTCTTTCTTGTTCTTTCATTTGTATCTGGGTTTACACTTATCTTCACACTCCTGGGTGCATCTGCTACATACCTCGGCAGATACCTTCTCGCAAAACAGAATCTCTTAAGGATAGTAGGGGGAATTATAATTATAGTATTTGGTCTTCATCTTGCAGGAATATTTAAAATAACCCCTCTCTACAGAACCAAAAAACTTCAAATGAACAAGATAGTGAGTGGCTATTTTGGTGCCTTTGTTATAGGAATGGTATTTGCTGCTGGTTGGACACCCTGTGTTGGACCTGTCCTTGCTTCAATACTGATAATTGCTTCGTCTCAAGAAACAGTACTACGTGGAGTTATCCTTCTTATCTTTTACTCGCTCGGTATAGGCATCCCTTTTATTATAACCACAATTCTTGTTGGCAAGATGTTATATCTATTTTCTGTGATTAAAAGACATTCTCAAAAAATAGAGATAATAACTGGTTTTTTACTTGTCATAATGGGGATTTTATTGATATTAAATAAGTTTAACTATATTATCTCTATTTAG
- a CDS encoding 6-phosphofructokinase: MADKLKGNMLIAQSGGPTVVINQSLVGAILEAKKHKEIKGIYGSLNGIKGVMEERLIDLKKEPLAVLKKVAYTPCAALGSVRKKPSEQDCEVIFKMLQKYDVRYFFYIGGNDSAETTNIINENARKVNYEFRCFHIPKTIDNDLLENDHTPGYGSAARFVAMALMGDNLDNISLPGVKIDVIMGRHAGFLTAAASLARGREGDGPHLIYFPERPFSKEQFLKDVEAVYAKYGRCVVAVSEGIADENGEPIASKFIKEVDAHGNVQLSGTGALGDLLASFVRDELKISRVRSDTFGYLQRSFPGVYSEVDAKEAYQVGVLAVKYATSGKLESGSVSIKRKKSKKYEGYFEPVELTKVAKNTRSMPDGFINSEGNNVTEAFIDYAKPLVGKLPDIGMLKKYPVKKV, from the coding sequence ATGGCTGATAAGTTGAAAGGTAATATGTTGATTGCTCAGAGTGGTGGTCCTACAGTAGTAATTAATCAGAGTTTGGTAGGCGCAATTTTGGAGGCAAAGAAACACAAAGAGATAAAGGGGATTTATGGTTCACTTAATGGTATTAAAGGGGTGATGGAAGAGCGTCTGATAGACCTTAAAAAAGAGCCATTAGCGGTTCTTAAAAAGGTTGCATATACACCCTGTGCTGCTTTAGGTAGTGTAAGGAAAAAACCATCAGAGCAGGACTGTGAGGTTATCTTTAAGATGCTGCAGAAGTATGATGTGAGGTACTTCTTCTATATAGGTGGAAATGATTCTGCTGAAACAACAAATATAATTAACGAAAATGCAAGAAAGGTAAACTATGAGTTCAGGTGTTTTCATATTCCAAAGACCATAGATAATGACCTCCTTGAGAATGACCATACACCTGGTTATGGTAGTGCTGCAAGGTTTGTGGCAATGGCTTTGATGGGTGATAATCTGGATAACATATCTCTTCCAGGTGTGAAAATAGATGTTATTATGGGCAGACATGCGGGTTTTCTTACGGCTGCTGCATCTTTAGCAAGAGGAAGAGAAGGTGATGGACCACATCTTATATACTTCCCTGAAAGACCTTTCAGTAAGGAACAGTTCTTGAAGGATGTTGAGGCAGTGTATGCAAAGTATGGCAGGTGTGTAGTGGCTGTATCCGAAGGTATTGCTGATGAAAATGGAGAGCCGATTGCTTCAAAATTTATAAAAGAGGTAGATGCACACGGCAATGTACAGTTAAGTGGAACAGGGGCATTGGGAGACCTTCTGGCAAGTTTTGTCAGGGATGAGTTAAAGATAAGTAGGGTAAGGTCAGATACATTCGGTTATCTCCAGAGGTCCTTCCCTGGAGTATATTCTGAAGTGGATGCAAAAGAGGCATACCAGGTTGGTGTACTTGCTGTAAAATATGCTACTTCAGGAAAACTGGAAAGCGGCTCTGTCTCTATAAAAAGGAAGAAGAGTAAGAAATACGAGGGGTACTTTGAACCTGTAGAACTCACAAAGGTTGCTAAAAATACAAGAAGTATGCCAGATGGATTTATCAATTCTGAAGGCAATAATGTAACAGAGGCATTTATTGACTATGCGAAGCCGCTGGTGGGTAAACTTCCTGATATAGGGATGTTGAAAAAATATCCTGTAAAAAAGGTATAA